acgtcgccttgtggtggtctaacgtcgccttgtggtggtctaacgtcaccttgtggtggtctaacgtcgccttgttggtggtctaacgtcgccttgtggtggtctaacgtcgccttgtggtggtctaacgtcaccttgtggtggtctaacgtcgccttgttggtggtctaacgtcgccttgtggtggtctaacgtgaacttgtggtggtctaacgtcaccttgtggtggtctaacgtcgccttgtggtggtctaacgtcaccttgtggtggtctaacgtcgccttgtggtggtctaacgtcgccttgtggtggtctaacgtcgccttgtggtggtctaacgtcgccttgtggtggtctaacgtcgccttgtggtggtctaacgtcgccttgtggtggtctaacgtcaccttgtggtggtctaacgtcaccttgtggtggtctaacgtcaccttgtggtggtctaacgtcaccttgtggtggtctaacgtcaccttgtggtggtctaacgtccccttgtggtggtctaacgtcgccttgtggtggtctaacgtcgccttgtggtggtctaacgtcgccttgtggtggtctaacgtcgccttgtggtggtctaacgtcgccttgtggtggtctaacgtcgccttgtggtggtctaacgtcagcttgtggtggtctaacgtcgccttgtggtggtctaacgtcgccttgtggtggtctaacgtcaccttgtggtggtctaacgtcagcttgtggtggtctaacgtcgccttgtggtggtctaacgtcgccttgtggtggtctaacgtcgccttgtggtggtctaacgtcgccttgtggtggtctaacgtcgccttgtggtggtctaacgtcaccttgtggtggtctaacgtcaccttgtggtggtctaacgtcgccttgtggtggtctaacgtcgccttgtggtggtctaacgtcgccttgtggtggtctaacgtcgccttgtggtggtctaacgtcgccttgtggtggtctaacgtcgccttgtggtggtctaacgtcgccttgtggtggtctaacgtcgccttgtggtggtctaacgtcaccttgtggtggtctaacgtcgccttgtggtggtctaacgtcgccttgtggtggtctaacgtcaccttgtggtggtctaacgtcaccttgtggtggtctaacgtcgccttgtggtggtctaacgtcaccttgtggtggtctaacgtcgccttgtggtggtctaacgtcaccttgtggtggtctaacgtcaccttgtggtggtctaacgtcgccttgtggtggtctaacgtcgccttgtggtggtctaacgtcgccttgtggtggtctaacgtcgccttgtggtggtctaacgtcgccttgtggtggtctaacgtcgccttgtggtggtctaacgtcgccttgtggtggtctaacgtcgccttgtggtggtctaacgtcgccttgtggtggtctaacgtcgccttgtggtggtctaacgtcgccttgtggtggtctaacgtcaacttgtggtggtctaacgtcaccttgtggtggtctaacgtcgccttgtggtggtctaacgtcgccttgtggtggtctaacgtcaccttgtggtggtctaacgtcactTCTGTCCCCCCCAAAGGACTACGTGTTGTCCCCGCCTACCACATACGGCAAAGTCCTGCGCCTGGTGGACCTGACGGCCCTGAAAGACGTGGAGCACCAGGCGTGCCCGTGCGGGACCACCATGGGCCGCTGGGCTCGCACCCAGCTGCTGGCCAGGGTGTGCCAGGAGACGGCGGTGGCCATGCAGGCGTGCGAGGTGTCGGCGTGCGCGTGGGACATGTCCATCGAGGTGAGGCTGAACGGCCTGGTGACGGGCCGCAGCTACGAGCAGGTGTCGCAGGCCTTGCTCCTGCACCGCCTCTGCCCCCTCAAGATGCACTTCCTGGGCTTCCGGGCCGACTCCCTGGCGCCCAGGCAGTTCTTCTACGTCCTGCGACTGGCCCGGCCCGAGCTCTTCACCTCCCTGGAGGTGGTGCACAACGTCCCGCTGGAGGCGGCCCACCTGGAGGTGCTGCTCTCCCGGGTGGAGTTCCCCCGGCTGCGCTCCCTGGCGCTGCCCGCGGGGGCGCTGGATGTGAGGAGGCTGGGCTCGGATGAGGACGACCTCCTGGCCACGCTCGGCCGCCTGCTGGCACGACTCACCCGCCTCACCCGTCTCTCGCTGGGCTTCTCCGTGCTCACTGGCCACATACGCAGACTGCTCAGGTGAGTCCACCTCCTAGTCCATACCTAGCATGTACACTATGTCTACCCAGTACAAATAGTAAGTACACAGCAACGCATGTGCACTTATTACTTTTAGCCAGTAGCaagtacacatgtgtacttactacttctacccagtagaGGTAGTATGTACTGTACTCAAGGATGTACGAGCAATTACTACTTTTgctcagtagaagtagtaagtactagTTCTACCCATTAGTAGTATGAACAAAGGGACAGCTGTGTACTCACTACTTTTACctagtagtagtaagtacaccAGAACAGATGTGCACCAACTACTTTTACCCAGTatcagtagtaagtacacagataCACACGTGTACTTACTGCTgctactgggtagaagtagtatGTACTGTACAAAAGAGACGTATGTGCAATTATTACTTTTACTcaatagaagtagtaagtacacagggacAGATGTTCAATCactacttctacccagtagcAGTGGTAAATACACAGGGACAAATGAGTACTCACTACCTTTACCCAGTTAAAGgatgaagaacagaggaacacaTGAACTTACAATTTTTACCCAGTAGAAGTaccaagtacacaggaacacatgtggaCTTAGTACTTTTACCCAGTAGAAGTAtcaagtacacaggaacacatgtggaCTTAGTACTTTTACCCAGTAAAAGTacgaagtacacaggaacacatctGGACTTAGTACTTTTACTCAGTAGAAGTaccaagtacacaggaacacatgtggaCTTAGTACTTTTACCCAGTAAAAGTatgaagtacacaggaacacatgtggaCTTAGTACTTTTACCCAGTAGAAGTAtcaagtacacaggaacacatgtggaCTTAGTACTTTTACCCAGTAAAAGTacgaagtacacaggaacacatgtggaCTTAGTACTTTTACCCAGTAGAAGTAtcaagtacacaggaacacatgtggaCTTAGTACTTTTACCCAGTAAAAGTacgaagtacacaggaacacatgtggaCTTAGTACTTTTACTCAGTAGAAGTaccaagtacacaggaacacatgtggaCTTAGTACTTTTACCCAGTAAAAGTatgaagtacacaggaacacatgtggaCTTAGTACTTTTACCCAGTAAAAGTatgaagtacacaggaacacatgtggaCTTAGTACTTTTACCCACTAAAAGTatgaagtacacaggaacacatgtggaCTTAGTACTTGTACCCAGTAGAAGTAgaaagtacacaggaacacatgtggaCTTAGTACTTTTCCCTAGTAGAAGTgccaagtacacaggaacacatgtggaCTTAGTACTTTTACCCAGTAAAAGTatgaagtacacaggaacacatgtggaCTTAGTACGTCTACCCAGTAAAAGTatgaagtacacaggaacacatgtggaCTTAGTACTTGTACCCAGTAGAAGTagcaagtacacaggaacacatgtggaCTTAGTACTTTTACCCAGTAGAAGTGCCAAGtatacaggaacacatgtggACTTAGTACTTGTACCCAGTAGAAGTAGAAAGTACACAGGAACCCATGTGGACTTAGTACCTATACCCAGTAGAAGTACCAAGTACACAGGAACAGATGTGGACTTAGTACTTGTACCCAGTAGAAGTATGAAGTACACAGGAACAGATGTGGACTTAGTACTTGTACCCAGTAGAAGTATGAAGTACACAGGAACAGATGTGGACTTAGTACTTGTACCCAGTAGAAGTACGAAGTACACAGGAACAGATGTGGACTTAGTACTTGTACCCAGTAGAAGTATGAAGTACACAGGAACAGATGTGGACTTAGTACTTGTACCCAGTAGAAGTAGCAAGTACACAGGAACAGATGTGGACTTAGTACTTTTACCCAGTAAAAGTACGAAGTACACAGGAACAGATGTGGACTTAGTACTTGTACCCAGTAGAAGTAGCAAGTACACAGGAACAGATGTGGACTTAGTACTTTTACCCAGTAAAAGTACGAAGTACACAGGAACAGATGTGGACTTAGTACTTGTACCCAGTAGAAGTATGAAGTACACAGGAACAGATGTGGACTTAGTACTTGTACCCAGTAGAAGTAGCAAGTACACAGGAACAGATGTGGACTTAGTACTTTTACCCAGTAAAAGTACGAAGTACACAGGAACAGATGTGGACTTAGTACTTGTACCCAGTAGAAGTAGCAAGTACACAGGAACAGATGTGGACTTAGTACTTTTACCCAGTAAAAGTACGAAGTACACAGGAACAGATGTGGACTTAGTACTTGTACCCAGTAGAAGTatgaagtacacaggaacacatgtggaCTTAGTACTTGTACCCAGTAGAAGTAGCAAGTGAGTGACTAGAGTGGTGTTGTTAGTCCTCTCTCCACAGCCCTGGAAAGTCTGGAGTTGTCCAACTGCTGCCTGAGCCGGGTGGACATGACCTACCTGTCCAACAGCCTGCACAGTGAGAACCTGGTCCACCTGGACCTGAGCGGTCACCAGGTCACGGCCGCCTTAGCCGCTCCCTTCCACAAGCTGCTGGGCCGCTGCTCGTCCACGCTGGCCACGCTGGTGCTGGAGGAGTGTGGCGTGGAGGACGCCCACGTGGACGCCCTGGTGGGCGCGCTGAGCCGCTGCCAGGCGCTGGAGGAGCTCAAGCTGCTGGGCAACCCTCTGACCTCTTGGGGGCTGCGGGGGATCTTCTCCGCCTTGTCCGCTGACTTCCCCAAGCTGCGGTACGTGGAGATCCCGGTGCCCCGCGAGTGCTACCCGGAGGACGCCGCCTACCCGCTGGACGACGCCGTCCTTCTGCGGTACGACCGGGTGCTCTTCGGGGAGGTCCGGGAGCAGCTGCTGGGGGTCCTGGCGGGCGCCGGCAGAGGCAGCGTGGAGGTGTGCACCCCGCTGATGGGCGTCTATGACGCAGACCTCAAGGAGACCAGCAACGAGCTGGGGGTGTCCATGCTCAAGTCCTTCCACGCGGTGGTGGAGAACTTCCTGGACACGGTCACGGAGGTGGACGAGCGGAGGAGCCAGAAGAACTGAACGTGTGACTACTTCTACTACGCCAATAAACACAACACCACCTTTCcaaatgtacattttagtgagggtttcTCTTAAATACCAGTCATGCTCACACCACTCTTTCATTTCTTCATCCACTCCTCTCTTTCTTTCCTCTCGCGGATCACCTCGTCCAGGTATGGCGTCAGGTAGTGCTCGTCCTAAACGGGAGGGACACACCTTTGCTCAGCAATCATGACACAAATAACACTTTTTCATTCATGCAGAAATCACAATCACCATAAATTCCCGACTATGAGCCGCTACTTTCCCCCccctacgctttgagccctgcggcctgtaaaacggtgcggctaattgatGGATTTTTCCTGGCTGACTGCCGTCATGTTTTGTGCTTCATAGTGGTCATGAAACACTGGAATGGTGTGTTTGTGCCGTGGCGCCATCTTGTGACTGCAGAATGAAAACATACTCCCAGCTTTGatgccttaaaccggaagtaaaagcgtccatagcgtttctatggATTCTCcaagtaagttttacaatataactaaaactaaagcgtctgtaggagtgtttccgtGCACATTTGTACGACCTATCCTAATGcaatcaagctagtgtcgttagcattagctaataagctaacacgtttacaagtgtctgtgttagtattattaacttacattctttttgtattgtttcgtaaactcaccaaaacgccactgtggagttatcgagtctgttaAGCGGGTCCATGatcacgacttctgttttgtctgagaggccgttttactgccctgtcacaggcgccgtttggaaacaattgaggtatgtgaataaacatttacagaataactCCTTTGACAAAGTAGATATCAGTGTAGTACAGCACGTGTTTGATACTGATAACGATGACTAGTCATCAAGAAGGtcaataaccgatatttggagtcaATATGGGAATGGAAAAGTGTATCAATTACAGATCAAACGATATGTTTTTTCAGGGTCGATGCCAATaccaattattagtagtcaaggaggccgataaccgatatttggagccgatatagGAATCTAAAAGATTGGACAATGTTATTTTTGAGAgccgatactgataccgatgATGAGCATTCAAAAAATGTGATAACTGATATTTGGAGGCAATACGGGAATCAAAAAGCGTATCAATTACAGATTGAACAAGGGCTGATACTGATACCGATTACTAGTCGCCGAGAAGGtcaataaccgatatttggagtcaATATGGGAATGGAAAAGTGCATCAATTACAGATCAaacaatatgtttttttcagggttgataccaataccgattattagtagtcaaggaggctgataaccgatatttggagctgaTATGGGAATCAAAAAGTGTATAAATTAAAGATCGAACTGTATTTTTTTCAGGGATGATacaataccgattattagtagtcaaggaggccgataaccgatatttggagccgatatagGAATCAAAAAGATTGGGCAATATGTTATTTTTGAGAGCTGATACTGATACCGATGATGAGCATTCAAAAAAGGTGATAACTGATATTTGGAGGCAATACGGTAATCGTAAAGCGTATCAATTACAGATTGAACAAGGGCTGATACTAATAACGATTACTAGTCGCCGAGAAGGtcaataaccgatatttggagtcaATATGGGAATGGGAAAGTGCATCAATTACAGATCAAacaatgtttttttcagggccgataccaataccgattattagtagtcaaggaggctgatAACCGATATTTAGAGCTGATATGGGAATCAAAAAGTGTATCAATTAAAGATCAAACTGTGTTTTTTACAGGGATGATacaataccgattattagtagtcaaggaggccgataaccgatattcgGAGCCGATATAGGAATCAAAAAGATTGGGCAATATGTTATTTTTGAGAGCTGATACTGATACCGATGATGAGCATTCAAAAAAGGTGATAACTGATATTTGGAGGCAATACAGGAATCGAAAAGCGTATCATTTACAGATTGAACAAGGGCTGATACTGATAACGATTACTAGTCGTCAAGAAGGtcaataaccgatatttggagtcaATATGGGAATGGAAAAGTGCATCAATTACAGATCaaacgatatgtttttttcagggttgataccaataccgattattagtagtcaaggaggctgataaccgatatttggagctgaTATGGGAATCAAAAAGTGTATAAATTAAAGATCGAACTGTATTTTTTTCAGGGATGATACAATACCgaatattagtagtcaaggaggccgataaccgatattcgGAGCCGATATAGGAATCAAAAAGATTGGGCAATATGTTATTTTTGAGAGCTGATACTGATACCGATGATGAGCATTCAAAAAAGGTGATAACTGATATTTGGAGGCAATACAGGAATCGAAAAGCGTATCATTTACAGATTGAACAAGGGCTGATACTGATAACGAT
This Entelurus aequoreus isolate RoL-2023_Sb linkage group LG05, RoL_Eaeq_v1.1, whole genome shotgun sequence DNA region includes the following protein-coding sequences:
- the LOC133649558 gene encoding leucine-rich repeat-containing protein 14B-like, producing the protein MKSLRFLASEALVVSVVEAEVEVEESVRTLSVSVYPQVFKASYLHEQARLLRALVRTWPLAELHLQRLLGKTADCHTDLTSRTCHTCLEAIFTGLQDYVLSPPTTYGKVLRLVDLTALKDVEHQACPCGTTMGRWARTQLLARVCQETAVAMQACEVSACAWDMSIEVRLNGLVTGRSYEQVSQALLLHRLCPLKMHFLGFRADSLAPRQFFYVLRLARPELFTSLEVVHNVPLEAAHLEVLLSRVEFPRLRSLALPAGALDVRRLGSDEDDLLATLGRLLARLTRLTRLSLGFSVLTGHIRRLLSPLSTALESLELSNCCLSRVDMTYLSNSLHSENLVHLDLSGHQVTAALAAPFHKLLGRCSSTLATLVLEECGVEDAHVDALVGALSRCQALEELKLLGNPLTSWGLRGIFSALSADFPKLRYVEIPVPRECYPEDAAYPLDDAVLLRYDRVLFGEVREQLLGVLAGAGRGSVEVCTPLMGVYDADLKETSNELGVSMLKSFHAVVENFLDTVTEVDERRSQKN